A single window of Methylocella tundrae DNA harbors:
- the arsH gene encoding arsenical resistance protein ArsH, with protein MDNLPNITPSAFEAPDTDCLLPRLETRPPRILLLYGSLRERSYSRFLTQEAERLLQAFGAETRIYDPGGLPLPDDAPQTHPKVVELRELSAWSEGQVWCSPERHGAMTAVMKAQIDWIPLSIGAVRPTQGKTLALMQVSGGSQSFNAVNQLRVLGRWMRMITIPNQSSVAKAYEQFDEAGRMLSSPYYDRVVDVMEELIKFTLLTRNVSSYLTNRYSERKEEAEKLSARVKLGAI; from the coding sequence TTGGATAACTTACCCAACATTACGCCCTCTGCGTTCGAGGCTCCCGACACGGATTGCCTCCTGCCGCGGCTCGAGACGCGGCCGCCGCGTATTCTTTTGCTTTATGGGTCGCTGCGGGAGCGGTCCTATAGCCGCTTTCTGACGCAGGAGGCGGAACGTCTTTTGCAAGCTTTCGGCGCCGAAACCCGCATCTATGATCCAGGCGGATTGCCTTTGCCGGACGATGCGCCGCAGACCCATCCGAAAGTGGTTGAGTTGCGCGAGCTTTCCGCCTGGTCGGAAGGGCAGGTCTGGTGCTCGCCGGAGCGGCACGGCGCCATGACGGCCGTCATGAAGGCGCAGATCGACTGGATTCCGCTCTCGATCGGCGCCGTGCGGCCGACCCAGGGCAAGACGCTGGCTCTGATGCAGGTGAGCGGGGGGTCGCAGTCCTTCAACGCGGTCAATCAGCTCCGCGTGCTCGGCCGCTGGATGCGGATGATCACGATTCCGAATCAGTCCTCCGTCGCCAAGGCCTACGAGCAATTCGATGAAGCGGGCCGGATGCTCTCCTCGCCCTATTATGACCGCGTCGTCGACGTCATGGAGGAGCTGATCAAATTCACCCTTCTGACGCGCAACGTTTCATCCTACCTCACAAACCGCTACAGCGAGCGTAAGGAGGAGGCGGAAAAACTTTCCGCGCGTGTCAAACTCGGCGCGATCTGA
- the arsB gene encoding ACR3 family arsenite efflux transporter, which yields MSFFERTLSLWVCACIGAGVVLGKLSPGFFHAVGVMELARVNLPVAALIWLMIVPMLLKIDFAALGAVRRHWRGMGVTLFINWAVKPFSMAALGWLFIGHIFRPFLPADQIASYIAGLILLAAAPCTAMVFVWSNLIRGEPHFTLSQVALNDVIMVVAFAPLVGLLLGLSAIAVPWDTLALSVGLYIVIPVIAAQMARRALLRRGGLSALARVLALLQPLSLAALLATLVLLFGFQGEQIVAEPLIILMLAAPILVQVYFNAGFAYLLNRLAGEPHCVAGPSAMIGASNFFELAVAAAISLFGFHSGAALATVVGVLIEVPAMLSLVFIVNASRGWYELGATPKGEIERIG from the coding sequence ATGTCCTTCTTTGAACGCACCCTTTCTTTGTGGGTCTGCGCCTGCATCGGCGCGGGCGTCGTCCTCGGCAAACTGAGCCCGGGGTTTTTTCACGCCGTGGGGGTGATGGAGCTCGCGAGAGTCAATCTGCCTGTCGCGGCGCTGATCTGGCTGATGATCGTTCCGATGCTGCTTAAAATCGATTTTGCGGCGCTCGGCGCGGTGCGTCGGCATTGGCGCGGCATGGGCGTAACGCTGTTCATCAATTGGGCGGTAAAGCCGTTTTCGATGGCGGCGCTCGGCTGGCTGTTCATCGGCCATATATTTCGCCCCTTTCTGCCAGCCGATCAGATCGCGTCCTATATCGCGGGGCTGATCCTTCTTGCCGCCGCGCCCTGTACCGCGATGGTCTTTGTCTGGTCGAATCTGATCAGGGGCGAGCCGCATTTCACCTTGAGTCAGGTGGCGCTGAATGACGTCATCATGGTCGTCGCTTTCGCGCCTCTGGTAGGCCTGCTGCTCGGTCTGTCGGCGATCGCCGTTCCCTGGGATACGCTCGCCCTTTCAGTCGGCCTTTATATTGTGATTCCGGTCATAGCGGCGCAGATGGCGCGGCGCGCACTGTTGCGGCGCGGCGGCCTCTCGGCGCTCGCACGTGTTCTGGCGCTGCTGCAGCCGCTCTCGCTCGCCGCGCTGCTCGCGACCCTTGTCCTGCTTTTCGGGTTTCAGGGTGAGCAAATCGTCGCAGAGCCGCTGATTATTCTCATGCTCGCGGCGCCGATCCTGGTGCAGGTCTATTTCAACGCCGGCTTCGCCTATCTCCTGAACCGGCTCGCCGGGGAGCCGCATTGCGTCGCCGGCCCTTCCGCCATGATCGGCGCCAGCAATTTCTTCGAGCTTGCCGTTGCGGCCGCCATCAGCCTGTTCGGCTTTCATTCGGGCGCCGCGCTGGCGACCGTCGTCGGCGTGCTGATCGAAGTTCCGGCGATGTTGTCGCTCGTCTTTATCGTCAACGCCAGCCGCGGCTGGTACGAGCTTGGCGCGACGCCAAAAGGAGAGATTGAACGCATTGGATAA
- the rpsD gene encoding 30S ribosomal protein S4 — MTKRAEAKYKIDRRMGQNIWGRPKSPVNRREYGPGQHGQRRKGKLSDFGTQLKAKQKLKGYYGNISEKQFRKYYAEAIRLRGDSGDNLIGLLERRLDAVIYRAKFVPTVFSARQFVNHGHVKVNGKRVNIASYLVKVGDVVEIKESSREILIVLEAKQLAERDVPDYYEVDHNKMTAKMTRIPLPADVPYPVLMEPNLVIEFYSR; from the coding sequence ATGACAAAGCGCGCAGAAGCAAAATATAAAATCGACCGCCGTATGGGCCAGAACATCTGGGGCCGTCCGAAAAGCCCGGTCAACAGGCGCGAATATGGTCCCGGCCAGCATGGGCAGCGGCGCAAAGGCAAGCTCTCGGATTTCGGCACGCAGCTCAAAGCCAAGCAGAAGCTCAAGGGCTATTACGGCAATATTTCCGAGAAGCAGTTCCGCAAATATTACGCCGAGGCGATCCGGCTGCGCGGCGACTCGGGCGACAATCTGATCGGCCTGCTCGAGCGCCGTCTCGATGCGGTGATCTATCGCGCGAAATTCGTACCGACGGTTTTCTCCGCGCGCCAGTTCGTCAATCACGGCCACGTCAAGGTCAATGGCAAGCGCGTCAATATCGCTTCCTATCTCGTCAAGGTCGGCGATGTTGTCGAGATCAAGGAATCTTCACGTGAGATTCTGATCGTCCTCGAGGCGAAGCAACTCGCCGAACGCGATGTGCCGGACTATTACGAAGTCGACCACAATAAGATGACCGCCAAGATGACGCGCATTCCGCTGCCGGCGGACGTGCCCTATCCGGTGCTGATGGAGCCAAATCTCGTCATCGAGTTCTATTCGCGCTAA